A genomic window from Anoplolepis gracilipes chromosome 6, ASM4749672v1, whole genome shotgun sequence includes:
- the LOC140666730 gene encoding thrombospondin type-1 domain-containing protein 4 isoform X1, with amino-acid sequence MDRPRKSEDDSPLPCIFPRQRCRRRSAVIRMDLGSILALMMLSAAGVSSSHMPEKYPIEVYHMLQERTQFGIGRDNRVRGTWGTWSSWNECSRSCGTGVQSQSRECIPVRRLLRRRSIISENSTSTARPICIGTYKRYHTCNTQECPNFSEDLRAEQCAKYNGRNYKGRSYVWVPFVDAPNSCALNCRAVGERFYATLEPAVMDGTPCDAPNLRGRGGSGISTERNGERWLCVAGQCKSVGCDGVVGSGATMDACGVCGGQGKGCRLFEGIFMEPILPKGHQQVTTIPNGAMSLNISELRFSSNFLALRDSNGSYILNGPWSYSPSGTYKTAGTTLTYQRGDRNRMECILATGPLNESLHLEILSMELNPGVLYKYMLPMKEGPDSKAVIAPPLLVAGSNDRGNEIPNPDTHVTVRVPVTRISDRRSDLSPTRRDRDPHDGGRKEEMKHPPTTVMAGDQPKSKTTRKKRKRKFAWKIVGHAPCSKECGGGIRTIILKCIRESSQIPVNDKRCRNVEKPNHPPPLRCNDHPCAARWRAEQWSECSVTCGIGIRTRKLECVQELNARLTMRVAAGACVQPPDLSTTEACSLPACSNAGPELRHMPSQHDAPRWDVGVWSPCSATCGRGIRNRTVTCITSGESCSLANKPESQKPCEITACNAATDIGHHAPWLYSEWSSKCSAECGNGLKIRRVACADGSELFCNPKERPDTEMHCFERGTNCDRAEWFTGPWTSCSVSCGVGMQHRDIACIARTNDEFIALSAKNCSDPKPATKQVCRISTCSPEWFTSNWSTCSATCGIGVQTRLVRCIVEGISSTNCLEIKKPTTEQRCNMEPCKKEVPVNKPPKKVHEPSECIDKYPNCALVVKNGLCRIKYYKHSCCQCRQ; translated from the exons gtGTATCATATGTTACAAGAAAGAACGCAATTTGGAATTGGACGTGACAACAGGGTGAGAGGAACTTGGGGTACATGGAGCTCGTGGAACGAATGTTCTAGATCATGCGGTACTGGTGTCCAGTCTCAATCTCGAGAATGCATTCCTGTGCG GAGACTTTTGAGGAGGCGAAGTATTATCTCGGAGAATAGTACGAGCACCGCCAGACCTATTTGTATCGGCACATATAAGCGCTACCACACGTGCAATACGCAG GAATGCCCGAACTTCTCGGAAGACCTGCGGGCGGAACAGTGCGCCAAGTACAACGGGAGGAACTACAAGGGCCGCAGTTACGTCTGGGTACCATTCGTAGACG CGCCAAACTCCTGCGCGCTCAATTGCCGTGCAGTCGGCGAGCGTTTTTACGCAACGCTTGAACCGGCAGTAATGGATGGCACGCCCTGCGATGCTCCGAATCTTCGCGGACGCGGCGGCAGCGGGATTTCGACGGAACGCAACGGCGAACGGTGGCTCTGCGTCGCCGGACAATGCAAG TCTGTAGGATGCGACGGGGTGGTAGGTTCCGGCGCGACGATGGATGCTTGCGGCGTGTGTGGTGGCCAGGGTAAGGGATGCAGATTGTTCGAAGGCATCTTCATGGAACCGATTTTGCCCAAGGGTCATCAGCAGGTGACCACTATTCCAAATGGCGCCATGTCACTTAACATATCCGAGCTACGATTCAGCAGCAATTTTTTAG CGTTGAGAGACAGTAACGGCAGTTACATCCTAAACGGACCGTGGTCTTACAGTCCCAGTGGTACTTATAAAACGGCTGGTACGACATTAACATACCAGAGGGGCGATAGAAACCGTATGGAGTGTATCTTAGCGACTGGACCGTTGAACGAATCTTTGCATTTAGAG ATCTTATCCATGGAATTAAATCCAGGCGTCTTGTACAAATACATGCTACCCATGAAGGAAGGGCCGGATAGTAAAGCGGTGATTGCACCGCCGCTGCTTGTCGCAG GATCAAATGATCGGGGCAACGAGATACCTAATCCAGATACTCATGTGACCGTGCGGGTACCAGTTACAAGAAT ATCTGATCGGCGGAGCGATTTATCTCCAACgcgtcgcgatcgcgatccGCACGACGGCGGACGGAAGGAAGAGATGAAGCATCCACCAACTACGGTGATGGCGGGTGATCAGCCAAAGTCAAAGACgacgagaaagaagagaaaaaggaagttTGCCTGGAAAATAGTCGGGCACGCTCCCTGCTCAAAGGAATGTGGAGGAG GTATACGtacaataattctaaaatgcATTCGTGAGAGTAGTCAGATACCTGTCAACGATAAACGTTGCCGTAACGTGGAAAAACCGAATCATCCTCCCCCGCTGCGATGCAACGATCATCCTTGCGCTGCCAG ATGGCGAGCCGAGCAGTGGAGCGAATGTTCAGTCACTTGCGGAATCGGCATCAGAACCCGAAAACTCGAATGTGTTCAGGAGCTGAATGCAAGATTGACAATGCGCGTTGCTGCTGGTGCGTGCGTTCAACCGCCAGATCTGAGCACCACGGAAGCTTGTAGTCTGCCCGCCTGTTCCAATGCAGGCCCAGAATTGAGGCATATGCCCTCCCAACACGACGCACCCAGGTGGGATGTGGGCGTTTGGAGTCCG TGTTCGGCGACATGTGGTCGTGGAATCCGAAATCGAACGGTGACTTGCATAACGTCCGGAGAATCCTGCTCATTAGCCAATAAACCGGAATCTCAAAAACCGTGCGAGATTACGGCTTGTAATGCAGCAACGGACATAGGACATCATGCACCTTGGCTGTATTCAGAATGGTCTTCTAAA TGCTCCGCGGAATGTGGAAATGGCCTGAAAATCAGACGAGTGGCATGTGCTGATGGTAgtgaattattttgtaatccCAAAGAAAGACCAGACACGGAGATGCATTGCTTTGAACGGGGAACGAATTGCGATCGAGCCGAGTGGTTCACCGGTCCATGGACTTCC TGTTCTGTCTCGTGCGGCGTCGGTATGCAGCATCGAGATATCGCTTGCATAGCTAGAACGAATGATGAGTTTATCGCATTATCTGCGAAAAATTGCAGTGATCCGAAGCCGGCGACTAAACAGGTCTGCAGAATTTCAACATGTTCGCCGGAATGGTTTACCTCGAATTGGTCAACG TGTTCTGCAACATGTGGAATCGGAGTGCAAACACGACTTGTACGATGCATTGTCGAGGGCATCAGTAGCACCAATTGTTTAGAAATCAAGAAACCAACCACGGAGCAACGATGTAATATGGAGCCATGTAAGAAGGAGGTGCCAGTGAATAAACCACCGAAAA aagTGCACGAACCGTCCGAGTGCATTGACAAGTATCCAAATTGTGCTTTAGTAGTAAAGAACGGCTTATGCCGAATCAAATATTACAAGCACTCGTGTTGCCAATGCCGTCAGTAG
- the LOC140666730 gene encoding thrombospondin type-1 domain-containing protein 4 isoform X2, whose protein sequence is MDRPRKSEDDSPLPCIFPRQRCRRRSAVIRMDLGSILALMMLSAAGVSSSHMPEKYPIEVYHMLQERTQFGIGRDNRVRGTWGTWSSWNECSRSCGTGVQSQSRECIPVRRLLRRRSIISENSTSTARPICIGTYKRYHTCNTQECPNFSEDLRAEQCAKYNGRNYKGRSYVWVPFVDAPNSCALNCRAVGERFYATLEPAVMDGTPCDAPNLRGRGGSGISTERNGERWLCVAGQCKSVGCDGVVGSGATMDACGVCGGQGKGCRLFEGIFMEPILPKGHQQVTTIPNGAMSLNISELRFSSNFLALRDSNGSYILNGPWSYSPSGTYKTAGTTLTYQRGDRNRMECILATGPLNESLHLEILSMELNPGVLYKYMLPMKEGPDSKAVIAPPLLVAGSNDRGNEIPNPDTHVTVRVPVTRISDRRSDLSPTRRDRDPHDGGRKEEMKHPPTTVMAGDQPKSKTTRKKRKRKFAWKIVGHAPCSKECGGGIRTIILKCIRESSQIPVNDKRCRNVEKPNHPPPLRCNDHPCAARWRAEQWSECSVTCGIGIRTRKLECVQELNARLTMRVAAGACVQPPDLSTTEACSLPACSNAGPELRHMPSQHDAPRWDVGVWSPCSATCGRGIRNRTVTCITSGESCSLANKPESQKPCEITACNAATDIGHHAPWLYSEWSSKCSAECGNGLKIRRVACADGSELFCNPKERPDTEMHCFERGTNCDRAEWFTGPWTSVSTR, encoded by the exons gtGTATCATATGTTACAAGAAAGAACGCAATTTGGAATTGGACGTGACAACAGGGTGAGAGGAACTTGGGGTACATGGAGCTCGTGGAACGAATGTTCTAGATCATGCGGTACTGGTGTCCAGTCTCAATCTCGAGAATGCATTCCTGTGCG GAGACTTTTGAGGAGGCGAAGTATTATCTCGGAGAATAGTACGAGCACCGCCAGACCTATTTGTATCGGCACATATAAGCGCTACCACACGTGCAATACGCAG GAATGCCCGAACTTCTCGGAAGACCTGCGGGCGGAACAGTGCGCCAAGTACAACGGGAGGAACTACAAGGGCCGCAGTTACGTCTGGGTACCATTCGTAGACG CGCCAAACTCCTGCGCGCTCAATTGCCGTGCAGTCGGCGAGCGTTTTTACGCAACGCTTGAACCGGCAGTAATGGATGGCACGCCCTGCGATGCTCCGAATCTTCGCGGACGCGGCGGCAGCGGGATTTCGACGGAACGCAACGGCGAACGGTGGCTCTGCGTCGCCGGACAATGCAAG TCTGTAGGATGCGACGGGGTGGTAGGTTCCGGCGCGACGATGGATGCTTGCGGCGTGTGTGGTGGCCAGGGTAAGGGATGCAGATTGTTCGAAGGCATCTTCATGGAACCGATTTTGCCCAAGGGTCATCAGCAGGTGACCACTATTCCAAATGGCGCCATGTCACTTAACATATCCGAGCTACGATTCAGCAGCAATTTTTTAG CGTTGAGAGACAGTAACGGCAGTTACATCCTAAACGGACCGTGGTCTTACAGTCCCAGTGGTACTTATAAAACGGCTGGTACGACATTAACATACCAGAGGGGCGATAGAAACCGTATGGAGTGTATCTTAGCGACTGGACCGTTGAACGAATCTTTGCATTTAGAG ATCTTATCCATGGAATTAAATCCAGGCGTCTTGTACAAATACATGCTACCCATGAAGGAAGGGCCGGATAGTAAAGCGGTGATTGCACCGCCGCTGCTTGTCGCAG GATCAAATGATCGGGGCAACGAGATACCTAATCCAGATACTCATGTGACCGTGCGGGTACCAGTTACAAGAAT ATCTGATCGGCGGAGCGATTTATCTCCAACgcgtcgcgatcgcgatccGCACGACGGCGGACGGAAGGAAGAGATGAAGCATCCACCAACTACGGTGATGGCGGGTGATCAGCCAAAGTCAAAGACgacgagaaagaagagaaaaaggaagttTGCCTGGAAAATAGTCGGGCACGCTCCCTGCTCAAAGGAATGTGGAGGAG GTATACGtacaataattctaaaatgcATTCGTGAGAGTAGTCAGATACCTGTCAACGATAAACGTTGCCGTAACGTGGAAAAACCGAATCATCCTCCCCCGCTGCGATGCAACGATCATCCTTGCGCTGCCAG ATGGCGAGCCGAGCAGTGGAGCGAATGTTCAGTCACTTGCGGAATCGGCATCAGAACCCGAAAACTCGAATGTGTTCAGGAGCTGAATGCAAGATTGACAATGCGCGTTGCTGCTGGTGCGTGCGTTCAACCGCCAGATCTGAGCACCACGGAAGCTTGTAGTCTGCCCGCCTGTTCCAATGCAGGCCCAGAATTGAGGCATATGCCCTCCCAACACGACGCACCCAGGTGGGATGTGGGCGTTTGGAGTCCG TGTTCGGCGACATGTGGTCGTGGAATCCGAAATCGAACGGTGACTTGCATAACGTCCGGAGAATCCTGCTCATTAGCCAATAAACCGGAATCTCAAAAACCGTGCGAGATTACGGCTTGTAATGCAGCAACGGACATAGGACATCATGCACCTTGGCTGTATTCAGAATGGTCTTCTAAA TGCTCCGCGGAATGTGGAAATGGCCTGAAAATCAGACGAGTGGCATGTGCTGATGGTAgtgaattattttgtaatccCAAAGAAAGACCAGACACGGAGATGCATTGCTTTGAACGGGGAACGAATTGCGATCGAGCCGAGTGGTTCACCGGTCCATGGACTTCCGTTAGTACAAGATGA